In Fibrobacter sp. UWEL, the following are encoded in one genomic region:
- a CDS encoding ImmA/IrrE family metallo-endopeptidase, translated as MSEIIKDFAPAVIYPPGEDLAEKLEEMKMDANDLASRIGRTPKTINEILKGKCSLSLDVAMDLECVTGISAEYWMRRQYSYSNFLAGKKREKGLPSVLEWMKNFPLADMLKRKWISALQAPADKVQPLFKFFALCSSKAWENYYYKQQLKVAFRISLAESRDPYAMSVWLRRGEILADEIQMEEIPDKTVRSNIKNMLPEFIALAQKSPSVKAPEFLKTKKKLQSLCAKANIKLLYVENFKTAPVHGASRWYKDIAVIQLHDGFETDGGFWYTFFHELGHILLHGKKEMFLKNVDYASRDLLKDAEADTFAQKQIEAVEASGRVF; from the coding sequence ATGTCTGAAATAATTAAAGATTTTGCACCTGCAGTTATTTACCCGCCAGGAGAAGATTTGGCGGAGAAACTTGAAGAAATGAAAATGGACGCCAATGATTTGGCTTCTCGTATTGGGCGTACTCCAAAAACCATCAATGAAATTTTAAAGGGCAAATGTTCATTGTCTCTCGACGTCGCAATGGACTTGGAATGCGTTACAGGTATTTCTGCGGAGTATTGGATGCGCAGACAATATAGCTATAGCAATTTTTTAGCAGGTAAAAAACGAGAAAAGGGTCTACCGTCCGTCCTTGAATGGATGAAGAATTTTCCCCTGGCCGACATGTTAAAACGCAAGTGGATTAGTGCCCTGCAGGCCCCAGCCGACAAGGTGCAGCCTTTGTTCAAGTTCTTCGCCTTATGTTCATCCAAGGCCTGGGAGAACTATTACTATAAGCAGCAGCTGAAGGTCGCTTTCCGTATTTCATTGGCGGAATCTCGCGATCCCTATGCCATGTCTGTATGGCTTCGCCGTGGTGAAATATTGGCGGACGAAATCCAGATGGAAGAGATTCCCGATAAGACCGTCCGCTCCAATATCAAGAACATGCTTCCAGAGTTTATCGCTCTTGCCCAAAAATCTCCGTCAGTAAAAGCTCCGGAGTTTTTAAAGACCAAGAAAAAGTTGCAGTCCCTCTGCGCCAAGGCGAACATCAAGTTGCTTTATGTAGAAAACTTCAAGACCGCTCCGGTTCATGGAGCCTCCCGCTGGTACAAGGATATCGCCGTAATCCAGCTTCACGATGGCTTCGAGACGGATGGTGGTTTCTGGTACACTTTCTTCCACGAACTAGGACACATTCTGTTGCATGGCAAGAAAGAAATGTTCCTAAAGAATGTGGACTACGCTAGCCGTGATTTACTCAAGGATGCAGAAGCGGATACATTCGCCCAAAAGCAAATTGAAGCTGTGGAGGCCTCTGGTCGCGTATTCTGA
- a CDS encoding exonuclease SbcCD subunit D, whose amino-acid sequence MKFIHTADLHIGKRVCEHSMLEDQKYILDQMIKAVNEEKPDAVLIAGDVYDKSVPSADAVEALDDFLVKLSKTGTKVFVLSGNHDSAERIAFGGRLMQDQGVYMSPVYNGSFTPVTLKDDAGEVDVWMLPFVRPANIRACLGNGEVADAEREKITDYTSAIQMAVSKMNRVPGRRNVLLAHQFVTGAQVDENGSEEFVGGLDNVEAYAFDGFDYVALGHIHRPQNVAKNEAGVGRVRYSGTPLKYSLSEASHEKSLTVVELGAVGTDGNADLKIREIPLKPMRDVRKIEGPFAELVSAEFRSAQEREGKSLDDYVYVVLTDENDVTDAAAKLRGYYPKLMALNYNNSRTQSMANLDFENVDKKRPAEIFGDFFKEMNNRELNQEESEFVKDLIDSIWEGEH is encoded by the coding sequence ATGAAATTTATTCATACTGCAGATTTGCACATTGGAAAGCGCGTTTGCGAGCATTCCATGCTGGAGGACCAGAAGTACATTCTGGACCAGATGATCAAAGCTGTCAATGAGGAAAAGCCGGATGCGGTTCTCATTGCTGGCGATGTTTACGATAAGTCCGTGCCCAGCGCCGATGCGGTGGAAGCCTTGGACGATTTCCTGGTAAAGCTTTCCAAGACGGGAACCAAGGTTTTTGTCCTGAGCGGCAACCATGATTCCGCAGAACGTATTGCATTTGGCGGTCGCCTTATGCAGGATCAGGGGGTGTACATGTCCCCTGTATATAATGGTAGTTTTACTCCTGTCACCCTGAAGGATGATGCAGGCGAAGTGGACGTGTGGATGCTTCCCTTTGTGCGTCCCGCGAACATTCGTGCGTGCCTCGGTAACGGGGAAGTGGCTGATGCCGAACGTGAAAAGATTACGGATTACACCAGCGCCATTCAGATGGCTGTAAGCAAGATGAATCGCGTTCCGGGTCGCCGCAATGTGCTTCTGGCCCATCAGTTTGTAACGGGTGCCCAGGTGGACGAAAACGGTTCCGAAGAATTCGTAGGTGGCCTGGATAATGTGGAAGCCTATGCTTTCGATGGCTTTGACTATGTGGCATTGGGCCATATTCATCGCCCCCAGAATGTGGCGAAGAACGAAGCGGGCGTGGGTCGCGTACGTTATAGCGGAACACCCCTGAAGTATTCTTTGTCCGAGGCTTCTCACGAAAAGTCCCTGACCGTAGTGGAACTGGGTGCAGTTGGAACTGATGGAAATGCGGATCTCAAGATTCGTGAAATTCCCCTGAAGCCCATGCGCGATGTCCGCAAGATTGAGGGTCCTTTTGCGGAACTTGTCTCTGCAGAATTCCGCAGTGCCCAGGAACGTGAAGGCAAGAGCCTGGATGACTATGTGTATGTGGTGCTCACCGACGAAAATGACGTGACGGATGCGGCCGCAAAACTTCGCGGATACTATCCGAAACTGATGGCGTTGAATTACAATAATTCCCGCACCCAAAGTATGGCCAACCTGGATTTCGAAAACGTGGACAAGAAACGTCCGGCAGAAATTTTCGGTGATTTCTTTAAGGAGATGAACAATCGCGAATTGAACCAGGAAGAAAGTGAATTCGTGAAGGACCTGATTGATTCCATTTGGGAGGGTGAACACTAA
- a CDS encoding alpha-amylase codes for MSKQSNLNNHANQLNSNKGTSGFNKTYLATMRNHGEQLNPTSPKFQGRKGK; via the coding sequence ATGTCCAAGCAATCCAACCTCAACAATCACGCAAACCAGCTGAACTCCAACAAGGGCACCTCTGGCTTCAACAAGACCTACCTCGCCACCATGCGCAACCATGGCGAACAGCTGAATCCTACCAGCCCCAAGTTCCAGGGACGCAAAGGAAAATAG
- a CDS encoding AAA domain-containing protein, giving the protein MCTTKNYLHALEKEIELRLNGFQTSIADVNFIKRDERGFMYELIESDRTNSPFEDIAYNFSNATQCYQVPESAVPKAKLLPENMLVVCGFGTQVTPDNNKRYFIWLSGKVKAQHLLCTPPSTIQIAAEISAMEHISNVKGNLSLQARGEVDNFEERYAIPRVIPKALSSLLQGEELNLPSFETKEIPEEEYVILKDNNRPGNSEQRQFVCNALSTPDFTIKVGPPGSGKTTSVVELIIQLVKRGKRILLVASTNVAIDNILEKLKDHLDKVCVKRYGKTDNDKISTEAKKFITKDPFKKMEAYSLKKRLQNIPEDERSAIQNSLLDNCSVKDNKLLYEIIEENAPIVAGTTFGAALEEMKKLMAKGEIEPPFDYLILDESSKTTIQEFLVPACLCKHWIVVGDTQQLPPYVSDDDLAENLQICYPDDKSKEKEYTVASDSLLAAAGCNFRQTVLLVEKESEMDAYWYSKYAKKNDILFADADKIEEYEKVLPFATIIVGSVESFRKNRHLIAPRITTVRLARDKDTGRILHEEDMQEWVSIARYNRENLLDRFDENDPKEWHDEVAWRLIRMFEQRDNDVNVDRSTLARLKDEINALIPVGDAEACKKSIHVFEQIYLPSYMELLLRGFGEYKDIALFRGIPQKMLEQRCIKLSYQHRSHPDIAQIASDEFYDGKAMRSEHMVGKREWNYHRFGACHNHWENIKGRCDNKNRNKAEQKWIQQELVKFRDFTKAKPKKGERWTVAVLSFYKEQADALKKICQTVFKGCEKTVEYSAGSVDSFQGHEADIVFLSYSNQVPTCFIGAPNRLNVAITRARYMMVHVGNWRAMSKGQGALGRITQKLKNVTHGL; this is encoded by the coding sequence ATGTGCACCACAAAGAATTACCTTCACGCTCTTGAAAAAGAAATCGAACTCCGTCTTAACGGATTCCAAACCTCCATCGCTGACGTAAACTTCATCAAACGGGACGAAAGAGGATTCATGTACGAATTGATTGAATCCGATCGCACAAACTCACCCTTTGAAGATATCGCCTACAACTTTAGCAATGCAACCCAATGTTATCAGGTTCCTGAAAGCGCCGTTCCCAAGGCGAAGCTCCTTCCAGAGAATATGCTGGTAGTCTGCGGCTTTGGCACACAGGTCACCCCAGACAACAACAAGAGATACTTTATCTGGCTGAGTGGAAAAGTTAAGGCTCAGCACCTTCTCTGCACGCCACCTAGCACCATCCAAATTGCTGCTGAAATTTCCGCCATGGAACACATCAGCAACGTCAAGGGAAACCTGAGCCTTCAGGCCCGTGGCGAAGTAGACAACTTTGAAGAACGTTACGCAATCCCTCGAGTAATTCCTAAAGCCCTCTCCAGTCTCCTCCAAGGCGAGGAACTGAACCTGCCTTCCTTTGAAACAAAGGAAATTCCAGAAGAGGAATACGTTATCCTCAAGGACAACAATCGCCCTGGCAATAGCGAACAACGTCAGTTTGTTTGCAACGCCCTTTCTACTCCCGATTTCACCATCAAGGTCGGCCCTCCAGGCTCAGGCAAGACCACTTCCGTCGTGGAACTGATTATTCAACTGGTAAAGCGCGGCAAGCGCATTCTGCTAGTGGCTTCTACCAACGTAGCCATCGACAATATTCTGGAAAAATTGAAGGATCATCTCGACAAGGTTTGCGTTAAGCGCTACGGCAAGACCGATAACGACAAAATCAGCACCGAAGCAAAGAAATTCATCACAAAGGATCCGTTCAAAAAAATGGAAGCCTATTCTTTGAAAAAACGTTTGCAAAATATCCCAGAGGATGAACGTTCCGCCATACAGAACAGCCTTCTTGATAATTGCAGTGTCAAAGACAATAAACTGCTCTATGAAATCATTGAAGAAAATGCCCCCATCGTGGCAGGTACCACTTTCGGAGCCGCCTTGGAAGAAATGAAGAAGCTGATGGCCAAAGGAGAAATAGAGCCGCCCTTTGATTACCTCATTCTTGATGAATCATCCAAGACAACCATCCAGGAATTCTTGGTTCCCGCCTGTCTTTGCAAGCACTGGATTGTGGTAGGCGATACTCAACAGCTTCCGCCTTACGTCAGCGATGACGATCTGGCAGAGAATCTGCAAATCTGCTATCCCGACGACAAGAGCAAGGAGAAGGAATATACGGTAGCCTCCGATTCTCTCCTGGCTGCTGCAGGCTGCAATTTCCGTCAGACAGTCCTGTTGGTGGAAAAGGAATCCGAGATGGATGCCTACTGGTACAGTAAATACGCAAAGAAGAACGACATTCTTTTTGCCGACGCCGATAAGATCGAAGAATACGAAAAGGTTCTTCCCTTCGCTACGATCATCGTTGGTTCCGTAGAGTCTTTCCGCAAGAATCGCCACCTGATTGCTCCGCGCATCACTACAGTGCGTCTCGCCCGCGACAAGGATACAGGACGCATCTTGCACGAAGAGGATATGCAGGAATGGGTAAGCATCGCCCGCTATAACCGCGAAAACCTTCTGGACCGTTTTGACGAAAACGACCCTAAGGAATGGCATGACGAAGTGGCATGGCGTTTGATCCGCATGTTTGAACAACGCGATAACGATGTGAACGTAGACCGTAGTACTTTGGCTCGCCTCAAGGACGAAATCAACGCCTTGATTCCTGTAGGGGATGCAGAAGCCTGCAAGAAGAGCATCCATGTCTTCGAACAGATTTACCTGCCTTCCTACATGGAATTGCTACTCCGCGGCTTCGGCGAATATAAGGATATTGCCCTCTTCCGCGGTATTCCCCAGAAGATGCTAGAGCAACGTTGCATCAAGCTGTCTTACCAGCACCGCAGCCACCCGGATATTGCTCAGATTGCCTCTGACGAATTCTACGACGGCAAGGCCATGCGTTCCGAACATATGGTCGGCAAGCGCGAATGGAATTACCATCGCTTTGGTGCATGCCACAATCACTGGGAAAACATCAAGGGACGATGCGATAACAAGAACCGTAACAAAGCCGAACAGAAGTGGATTCAACAGGAACTGGTGAAGTTCCGCGATTTCACAAAGGCCAAGCCCAAGAAAGGAGAAAGATGGACCGTCGCCGTTCTTTCCTTCTATAAGGAACAGGCTGATGCCCTAAAGAAGATATGCCAGACCGTTTTCAAGGGTTGCGAAAAGACTGTAGAGTACAGCGCAGGATCTGTTGATTCCTTCCAGGGTCACGAGGCAGATATCGTCTTCCTCAGCTACAGCAACCAGGTGCCCACCTGCTTTATCGGAGCCCCCAACCGCTTGAACGTGGCTATCACCCGCGCCCGCTACATGATGGTCCATGTTGGCAACTGGCGAGCCATGAGCAAGGGCCAAGGCGCCTTAGGACGCATTACCCAGAAACTGAAGAACGTAACCCACGGTCTTTAA
- a CDS encoding dicarboxylate/amino acid:cation symporter, with translation MTQNSETKKVKSVKKTQVIVWIVALIVGALLGLIQSEGLQNLINFIASVYTRLFQFVAVPTIALALMTTLSALGVQKNTGRIFGRTIIYTLLTTFAAAFVGLLLYKIIGPANLPMDLVSGGAAEVPQNLSAMSYYDHFLSVVPNNVVQPFLSGNVLGILMVAAAVGLGLAFMPESENKHALMKVVLGLRELLFTLIRALVWALPLGVVAFAAQLSAQVSAGVVVGSLGKYLAVVMGGNAVQFLIVLPLFLLARGLNPIHVLKKMSPAVMMAFFTKSSAATLPVTMQSAEDNLKVNPEVSRFVLPICTTINMNGCAAFILVTSLFVMQNSGVELTLGTMITWVFISVLSAVGNAGVPMGCYFLTLSLMVGMNANIGVMGVILPLYAIIDMIETAENVWSDSCVCAMTNKDLSK, from the coding sequence ATGACGCAAAATTCCGAAACAAAGAAGGTCAAGTCCGTTAAGAAAACGCAGGTCATTGTCTGGATCGTTGCCCTGATTGTGGGTGCCCTCTTGGGGCTGATTCAGTCCGAAGGTCTCCAGAACCTGATTAACTTCATTGCTTCTGTTTATACTCGCCTGTTCCAGTTTGTGGCGGTACCTACCATCGCACTTGCCCTCATGACTACTCTTTCTGCTCTTGGCGTGCAGAAGAATACGGGCAGGATTTTTGGACGTACCATCATTTACACCTTGCTGACCACCTTTGCGGCCGCATTTGTGGGTCTTCTCCTATACAAGATTATCGGTCCTGCAAACTTGCCCATGGATCTGGTCAGTGGCGGCGCTGCCGAAGTTCCTCAGAACTTGAGCGCCATGAGTTACTACGATCACTTCTTGAGCGTTGTTCCCAACAATGTGGTGCAGCCTTTCCTTAGCGGTAATGTGCTGGGTATTTTGATGGTGGCTGCCGCAGTGGGCCTTGGTCTTGCATTCATGCCGGAATCCGAAAACAAGCATGCCCTCATGAAGGTGGTGCTTGGCCTTCGCGAATTGCTGTTCACCTTGATTCGTGCTCTTGTGTGGGCTTTGCCCCTTGGCGTTGTGGCTTTCGCTGCCCAGCTTTCCGCACAGGTGAGTGCCGGCGTTGTGGTTGGCTCCCTGGGTAAGTATCTTGCGGTGGTCATGGGCGGTAACGCCGTGCAGTTCCTCATTGTGCTGCCCCTGTTCCTGCTGGCTCGCGGCCTGAATCCCATTCACGTTCTCAAGAAGATGAGTCCCGCTGTCATGATGGCTTTCTTCACCAAGAGCTCCGCTGCCACACTTCCTGTGACCATGCAGTCCGCCGAAGATAACCTGAAGGTGAATCCGGAAGTTTCCCGCTTTGTGCTCCCCATTTGCACTACCATCAACATGAACGGTTGCGCTGCTTTCATTCTGGTGACCAGCCTTTTCGTGATGCAGAATAGCGGTGTGGAACTGACCCTCGGCACCATGATTACCTGGGTGTTCATCTCTGTACTTTCCGCAGTAGGTAACGCAGGTGTTCCCATGGGCTGCTATTTCCTGACCCTCTCCCTGATGGTGGGCATGAACGCCAATATCGGTGTCATGGGTGTAATCCTTCCGCTGTATGCTATCATCGACATGATTGAAACTGCAGAAAACGTGTGGAGTGATTCCTGCGTCTGCGCTATGACCAATAAGGATTTGAGCAAGTGA
- a CDS encoding AAA family ATPase, protein MRPLKLVVTGFGPYAERTVIDFEKLGTHGLYLISGDTGAGKTTIFDAVTYALFGKASGDNRDDAKLFRCTHAAPETPTKVELTFTYDGKEYCICRNPAYDRPAKRGGGMTEEKASVTFYYPDGNGKVSETSRSVSKEGEVSKAVEEVMGGLDRDQFSQIAMIAQGDFMKILLEETKDRRETFRKIFKTGNFEKLQKKLSEEASKFGKACENQLRTACTYVGNIQCAEDSAHAADVAAQKVLAGECKTSDWNEVCNLLQVLVTEDESVVGKLHDELDGLKVQISKQDQELGKASEAVKNRESLKKAQDQLPLKEAELKEKSEAKIAQEQKQPERDKLQEQITTINNSLPQYDGLEQSRVDLKNKTTALQNGKSKLEAGTATFEKKSAELQGLKKELESLSNAGENKARLEGEIKELNNRQTDIQNVGKQQKKYNDEVLKLEAAQKEYLDAERDYSTLHEEYERKNRAFLNEQAGILADALNDGCECPVCGSTHHPHKACKSEEAPTQAELETLKNQVSVAEKSRNDKNGIAVQQKGICVSLKETLQEELDKLFGECAIEDAKARGNEEFQKNRDALAALNEELKAEIQKANRKLELENKETGIPAQEKSLEDLRTANEELNRSNIAVAKEIEALDKSIKEKLKDLAFESKDAASAEIKKLQATLDASNKALKDATSAYNTCEGDVKTLKGQIDALGKSLEGVPEYDLETLKVANATLKATQTQKTDVWNLASGRVKRNKDTLFSIQAIAAQLGTDSKKLQWLNNLADTANGGLSGREKLMLETYVQTSYFDRIIRHANKRFHLLSNGQYELVRRMEASNNRAQTGLDLNVIDHASGKQREVKTLSGGESFLASLSLALGLADEVQSSAGGVQLDTMFVDEGFGSLDEEALKSAINVLQNLAGDHRLVGIISHVNELEKKIDKIVRVKKDERKISRVTIEV, encoded by the coding sequence ATGCGTCCGTTGAAGCTTGTAGTTACGGGTTTTGGCCCTTATGCCGAACGCACGGTCATTGATTTTGAAAAGCTGGGTACCCATGGTCTCTATTTGATCAGCGGTGATACTGGTGCTGGTAAGACCACCATTTTTGACGCAGTGACTTATGCGCTGTTTGGAAAGGCCAGCGGTGATAACCGCGATGATGCTAAGCTTTTCCGTTGCACCCATGCGGCACCTGAAACGCCTACCAAGGTGGAACTGACGTTCACCTACGATGGCAAGGAATATTGTATTTGCCGTAATCCGGCGTACGATCGTCCTGCAAAGCGTGGTGGTGGCATGACCGAAGAAAAGGCTTCCGTCACATTCTACTATCCGGATGGGAACGGCAAGGTTTCCGAAACTAGCCGCAGCGTGTCTAAGGAAGGGGAAGTTTCCAAGGCGGTGGAAGAAGTCATGGGTGGCTTGGATCGGGATCAGTTCTCCCAGATTGCCATGATTGCCCAGGGCGATTTCATGAAGATTCTTCTTGAAGAAACGAAGGACCGTAGGGAAACCTTCCGCAAGATTTTCAAGACGGGTAATTTTGAAAAGCTCCAGAAAAAGTTGAGCGAGGAAGCTTCCAAGTTTGGCAAAGCATGCGAAAATCAGCTGCGTACTGCTTGCACTTACGTAGGGAACATTCAGTGTGCAGAAGATTCTGCTCATGCTGCGGATGTGGCCGCACAGAAAGTCCTTGCAGGTGAGTGCAAGACTTCTGACTGGAATGAAGTCTGTAACTTGCTGCAGGTTTTGGTTACTGAAGACGAAAGCGTGGTTGGAAAACTGCACGATGAGCTGGATGGACTCAAGGTTCAGATTTCTAAACAGGATCAGGAACTGGGTAAGGCTAGTGAAGCGGTAAAGAACCGCGAAAGTTTGAAAAAGGCTCAGGATCAGCTTCCCCTCAAGGAAGCGGAACTGAAGGAAAAGTCTGAAGCCAAGATTGCTCAGGAACAGAAACAGCCTGAACGTGATAAGCTGCAGGAACAGATTACCACCATCAATAATTCCCTGCCGCAGTACGATGGATTGGAACAGTCCCGTGTGGACTTGAAGAATAAGACAACTGCTCTGCAGAATGGCAAGAGCAAGTTGGAAGCGGGCACAGCAACTTTTGAAAAGAAAAGTGCTGAACTTCAGGGCTTGAAGAAGGAACTGGAATCTCTTTCCAACGCCGGCGAAAACAAGGCCAGGCTGGAAGGTGAAATCAAGGAACTGAACAACCGTCAGACCGATATCCAGAACGTGGGCAAACAGCAGAAAAAGTACAATGACGAAGTGCTTAAGCTGGAGGCCGCCCAGAAGGAATACTTGGATGCGGAAAGGGATTATTCCACCCTTCACGAAGAATACGAACGTAAGAATCGTGCCTTCCTGAATGAACAGGCGGGTATCCTTGCGGATGCATTGAACGATGGCTGTGAATGTCCTGTCTGCGGCTCCACTCACCATCCCCATAAGGCTTGCAAGTCCGAAGAAGCCCCCACTCAGGCGGAACTGGAAACCCTGAAGAATCAGGTGTCTGTTGCGGAAAAGTCCCGCAATGACAAGAACGGCATTGCTGTCCAGCAGAAGGGTATTTGCGTTAGCCTGAAGGAAACTCTTCAGGAAGAACTGGACAAGCTCTTTGGGGAATGCGCCATTGAAGATGCCAAGGCCCGCGGGAACGAGGAATTCCAGAAAAATCGTGATGCCCTGGCAGCCTTGAATGAAGAACTGAAGGCCGAAATCCAGAAGGCCAATCGCAAGCTGGAATTGGAAAATAAGGAAACCGGAATTCCCGCCCAGGAAAAGAGCCTGGAAGATTTGCGCACTGCCAACGAGGAATTGAACCGCAGTAATATTGCTGTGGCCAAGGAAATCGAAGCTCTGGACAAGTCCATCAAGGAAAAGTTGAAGGATCTTGCCTTCGAAAGCAAGGATGCAGCTTCTGCCGAGATCAAGAAGTTGCAGGCCACTCTGGATGCTTCCAACAAGGCGCTGAAGGATGCCACCTCCGCATATAATACCTGCGAAGGCGATGTCAAGACTTTGAAGGGCCAGATCGATGCTTTGGGCAAGTCTCTGGAAGGTGTTCCTGAATATGACCTGGAAACTCTGAAGGTTGCCAACGCAACTCTCAAGGCGACTCAGACCCAGAAGACTGATGTATGGAATCTTGCATCGGGTCGTGTCAAGAGGAACAAGGATACCCTCTTTTCCATTCAGGCAATCGCCGCCCAGCTGGGTACTGACAGCAAGAAATTGCAGTGGCTCAACAACCTTGCGGATACGGCAAACGGCGGCCTGAGCGGACGCGAAAAGCTCATGCTGGAAACCTACGTGCAGACGTCTTATTTCGATCGCATTATCCGTCACGCCAACAAGCGTTTCCATCTGCTGTCTAACGGCCAGTATGAACTTGTCCGCCGTATGGAAGCGTCCAATAACAGGGCCCAGACAGGCCTTGACTTGAACGTCATTGACCACGCCAGCGGTAAGCAGCGCGAGGTTAAGACCCTGAGCGGTGGCGAAAGCTTCCTTGCTTCGCTCTCCCTTGCCTTAGGCCTTGCCGATGAAGTGCAGAGTTCTGCAGGTGGCGTCCAGCTGGATACCATGTTCGTGGACGAAGGTTTCGGCTCCCTGGACGAAGAAGCCTTGAAGTCTGCAATCAACGTGTTGCAGAATCTTGCAGGTGATCACCGCCTGGTGGGCATCATCAGCCATGTGAACGAACTTGAAAAGAAGATCGACAAGATCGTTCGCGTGAAAAAGGACGAACGCAAGATCAGCCGCGTGACGATTGAAGTCTAG
- a CDS encoding outer membrane beta-barrel protein encodes MKKILLLLATASAVYANDFCQQYCTSCAADSNDPTCEKVISVCGCTPITESSEPAEETEPVIDTTAATTVVDSVKNNTVVSAPEAETIEKNIADTTTSAEPVASTEVPASTEEAASPSGAVPPIRFRMGAGADFRMFTPYKFGDIRHLQRHVGFGGGLHFATRWEIMKFFDFQSGINAGIQGTNNDFDDNYGIIQREIDITFITLYAEIPLSAHVKLPIHKNFVPFFSYTFLIKKPVYEWGHYDIDYSIDYSHNVTDHSLSHYDDDDYYSGAFAVNDWEFSHSFGFGFEIADHFSIEASFAFFSFDSGTNGIHEYEDDDANFRINLDYFF; translated from the coding sequence ATGAAAAAAATCCTACTCTTATTGGCTACAGCAAGTGCTGTTTATGCGAATGACTTTTGTCAGCAGTATTGCACTTCCTGCGCAGCAGACTCCAATGACCCTACCTGTGAAAAGGTGATCAGCGTATGCGGTTGTACACCAATCACGGAATCTAGTGAACCCGCTGAAGAAACAGAGCCTGTAATTGATACCACAGCCGCCACTACAGTCGTTGATTCCGTAAAAAACAATACAGTGGTTTCAGCCCCAGAAGCAGAAACTATTGAAAAAAACATTGCAGACACCACCACGAGCGCAGAACCTGTAGCAAGCACAGAAGTCCCTGCAAGTACTGAAGAGGCTGCATCCCCATCTGGCGCAGTTCCCCCAATCCGTTTCCGTATGGGCGCAGGCGCTGATTTCCGCATGTTCACACCCTATAAATTCGGCGATATCCGTCACCTCCAACGTCATGTCGGTTTTGGCGGTGGTCTCCATTTCGCAACGCGATGGGAAATCATGAAGTTCTTCGATTTTCAATCAGGTATCAATGCGGGAATTCAGGGTACCAACAACGATTTTGATGATAATTACGGAATCATACAGAGAGAAATAGACATCACCTTTATCACACTCTATGCAGAAATTCCACTTTCCGCACACGTTAAGTTACCCATTCATAAAAACTTCGTACCCTTCTTCAGTTACACATTCCTGATCAAGAAACCTGTATACGAATGGGGTCACTACGATATAGACTACAGCATAGACTATTCCCATAACGTCACCGACCATAGCCTAAGTCATTATGATGACGATGACTACTACAGTGGAGCATTTGCCGTAAACGATTGGGAATTTAGCCACAGTTTTGGCTTTGGCTTTGAAATTGCAGATCATTTCTCCATTGAAGCATCCTTCGCATTCTTCAGCTTCGATTCCGGCACCAACGGCATTCACGAGTATGAAGACGATGATGCAAACTTCCGCATCAACCTTGACTACTTCTTCTAA
- a CDS encoding type II toxin-antitoxin system RelE/ParE family toxin: MEVSFKDKELERCALDASYGLRKLGASRSKLFWRRLDNIRQSENFESLRSLPGHFHELTGNRASEWACDLDQPYRLVFRAGENADGKIWIEITSAEILEIVDYHK; the protein is encoded by the coding sequence TTGGAAGTTTCTTTCAAGGATAAAGAACTAGAGAGATGTGCATTAGATGCCAGTTATGGTTTAAGAAAACTTGGTGCATCTCGAAGTAAGTTGTTTTGGCGAAGGTTGGATAATATTCGGCAGTCTGAAAATTTTGAAAGTTTGCGTTCGCTTCCTGGTCACTTTCACGAACTAACAGGAAATCGCGCTAGCGAATGGGCTTGTGACTTGGATCAGCCTTATCGCCTAGTGTTTCGAGCCGGCGAAAATGCAGATGGTAAAATATGGATTGAGATTACCAGTGCAGAAATTTTAGAAATAGTGGATTACCACAAATAG